The genomic region CCACTACCAACTAATACCTCAAATTGAACAAATTATTGAAACAATAGGCCCATTACCCAGTTTTACCAAGATTAGTGCAGATAATGGATATTATACAAAGAATAATCTGCAATATTTAGCTAAAAACAAATTGGATGGTTACATACCTAATAGAAAACAAGTTTATGAAAGTAAAAAACATTTTAAAAAGAATAAACCATTTTCCAAATACAATTTTAGATATAATCACAATAAAGATGTTTATATTTGCCCTAATAATAAACAACTAAAATATAAGAAGACTTATAGTTATAAAGAAGTTTTGATGCGACAATATTATTGTAGTGATTGTTTAAAATGTTCAGATCAGGAAAAATGTGTTGGTAAAGACCGAGTAAGAATAATAACAGACTACGGTGATGTTTTATCAAAAAATATGGCTCTTAAAATGGAAACTACAAATGGGAAGTTAGAGTTTGCTAAACGAAAAGAAACCGTGGAATGGCCATTTGGAAACATTAAACGAAATTTAAAGTACACAGAGTTCATAACACGTGGATTATCCCAAACAACAACAGAAAAAAATCTGATAAACGCAGCACACAACATAAAACGAATACATAATGAAATTCAAACACAAACAATTACAAATAACATTTTAAATACATGAAAAAAAGAAAATATTATGAAATAATTAAATGAAATTTATGAGACAACCTCTACAAGAAAAATTTTAGAATTAATCATATAGGGAGTGAAAACAAACTATAATAGTATTACTTTTATTTATTTTTCAAGATAGGAGGAGTTAATAATGAAAATAAAGTTAGGTTTAATCTTAAAGATAATGGCTGTTGTTATCCTTTTTTTGGCTTCCATGGCAGATATGGCAGATAATATCCCTACATTAATGAGTTATTCTATGATTTGTATCTTGTTGATCTTTATCCTTTTTGATACTTACAGGATGAAACAATATAATTACAAACTGTTTTATTTGGCCTATTTAAGTGTGTTGGCATTACAAGGAATCACGTTAATGCAGTTGGTAGTTTTGGTCCTTAATGAAACATTTTCCCCTATTTTAAAAGGTTTATTCACCTATATGATGATCTTTGGCTTAATTTTAATCTTCATTTCGCATATATTCGCATTTATTATGGTATATAAACTTCCAGATAAAACTCAAATAACCTCTTTTTACAGCTTCAAAAGAGAATTATAAAGAGAAAAATGTTTGGTATGCGGGGATTGAAGACATTAATTATTGAATATAAAAAATTTGTAACCATCTCCCTAAATGTGAATAGAAACAAGATCACCAGCATTCACATTATTAACGTGATTAGATTAATGTGGAGTAATGTACTAAAAAACTGTTTTAATATGGTTAAAATAAATTTCTTAGAAATTAGCTGATACAACATGAAAAGTGTTTTTACAGCCTTAATATTGTTATTATTCCTTCTGAGTGTTAATACTGTTTATGCAGCAAACGTAACTACAGAACAAGTAACTAATACTTCTACTGTGGTTAAATCTTATATGGAAACTAATCATACTCTTCCAAGTGGCGTAGATGTTGGTGAGAACCCAGTGAGTAGGTCACAATACTTACAATTATCAACCATTACAGTATTGAACATTAAAAATGATTCAAATGCCACCATACACATCAATAGTTGCAATAACCTCGCTTATCCTTCTGAAAGCTCCAGCAGCAGGAATATTAATAAAACTGAATATTTGGACATTGCCAATCGCGTTAACATATTTATAAACAATTATGGAATAGCCCCGAATTATGCATCAACTAGTACTGGAACCATACGTTATGAATCATTAATCTATATATATTCCCAAATATTGAATTCTTATAGAATAAACGGTGTTTCACCAGATTATGTTATAATGAACACATGGGCAGTGGTTTCTAATCCCAATACTGTTTTTATTAGTATGGAAGATATTAATAATGCATCAGGGCGAGTAAAAAACATTTATTGATGCTAATAATTGTCTTCCGAGCTATGTTAACATTGCTGGAAGGCAAATAACCATGCCACAATTTTTAGGCCTCACAACCATTGTATTGTTAAATATCAAAGCCCATTTAAGCACTTCTATTGTTCTTAAAAACTTTAGTAACGCTGAAGATCCATTAGAAACAATAACAAACGGGGACATAAACTCAACAGAGTATTTAGATATTGCAAACCGAGTTAAAAATTTCATGTATACCAATGGAGTAGCACCCAATTATGCATCCACAATTTAGGTAAAATGCGCTTTGAAACACTAA from Methanobacterium sp. harbors:
- a CDS encoding transposase → MDKCERELKKTPQQTVSITDPESRWMKNKKGRMEFSYNMQIAVDHNSGIILASTITQDPTDHYQLIPQIEQIIETIGPLPSFTKISADNGYYTKNNLQYLAKNKLDGYIPNRKQVYESKKHFKKNKPFSKYNFRYNHNKDVYICPNNKQLKYKKTYSYKEVLMRQYYCSDCLKCSDQEKCVGKDRVRIITDYGDVLSKNMALKMETTNGKLEFAKRKETVEWPFGNIKRNLKYTEFITRGLSQTTTEKNLINAAHNIKRIHNEIQTQTITNNILNT